The following are from one region of the Paenibacillus protaetiae genome:
- the lspA gene encoding signal peptidase II — MFYILLLFVIALDQAAKLWIRFHMELGESIPVWRGFQLTYIHNSGAMGSSFEGYGKFFVIPAVLIIIGTIYYLHKGRLNGAVTKAGAALFAGGAAGNAIDRLMFGEVTDFLDVGRGISNFADHAISLGLLFIIIQELIIAPLQRRKAKRLCH; from the coding sequence TTGTTTTATATCCTGTTGTTATTTGTCATCGCGCTTGACCAAGCCGCCAAGCTGTGGATTCGGTTTCATATGGAGCTCGGAGAATCGATTCCGGTGTGGCGCGGGTTTCAGCTGACCTACATCCATAACTCCGGCGCCATGGGAAGCAGCTTTGAAGGGTACGGCAAGTTTTTTGTCATCCCGGCTGTGCTGATCATAATCGGAACTATTTATTATTTGCATAAAGGCAGGTTGAACGGGGCGGTGACGAAAGCCGGCGCGGCATTGTTTGCCGGCGGCGCCGCCGGAAATGCGATAGACCGCCTTATGTTTGGCGAGGTAACGGATTTTCTCGATGTCGGCAGAGGGATTTCCAATTTTGCAGACCATGCAATCAGCTTAGGGCTGTTGTTCATCATTATACAAGAGCTGATTATCGCCCCTTTGCAAAGAAGAAAAGCTAAACGGCTGTGCCATTAA
- a CDS encoding IclR family transcriptional regulator, which yields MEEGKTTVRAVDRALDILLCFTSGTDLAMTEIAEKVGLHKSTVHRLLATLEEKGFLERNPMTERYHLGLKVWELSAHLSRSDDPATLWLPEMERLRDQLGETVSIYVRDGMERIRIQAVQSNQAVRRVAPVGARLPLYAGASSKVLIAFAAPDVQEQILNQKEWQTFVDNSLYRKQLEEIAAQGYATSFEERETGAAAVSAPIMNRNGQLEAALSVSGPANRMTNEVMRDFGPVVAEAARRMGTMLR from the coding sequence GTGGAGGAAGGGAAAACGACAGTACGTGCGGTTGACCGCGCGCTTGATATATTGCTTTGTTTTACGTCGGGAACGGATCTCGCAATGACGGAAATAGCCGAAAAGGTGGGCTTGCATAAAAGCACCGTCCACCGGCTGCTTGCAACGCTGGAGGAGAAAGGTTTCCTTGAGCGCAACCCTATGACGGAGCGGTACCATCTGGGGTTGAAAGTATGGGAACTGTCCGCGCATCTGTCGCGTTCCGACGACCCGGCTACGTTATGGCTGCCGGAAATGGAGCGGCTGCGCGACCAGCTGGGCGAGACAGTCAGCATTTATGTCCGCGACGGGATGGAGCGGATACGCATTCAGGCGGTGCAAAGCAACCAGGCGGTACGCCGGGTTGCGCCGGTTGGCGCAAGGCTTCCGCTGTATGCCGGCGCATCGAGCAAAGTGCTGATCGCCTTTGCAGCGCCGGATGTGCAGGAGCAGATCCTGAACCAGAAGGAATGGCAAACTTTTGTAGATAATTCGCTGTACCGTAAGCAGCTGGAGGAAATCGCAGCGCAAGGGTACGCAACCAGCTTTGAAGAACGGGAGACGGGGGCGGCCGCCGTCTCGGCGCCGATTATGAACCGCAACGGCCAGCTGGAGGCCGCATTATCGGTATCGGGTCCGGCTAACCGGATGACTAACGAAGTGATGCGTGATTTTGGCCCGGTCGTGGCGGAAGCGGCACGCAGAATGGGAACGATGCTCCGCTAG
- a CDS encoding alpha/beta hydrolase produces the protein MSTHSTMITPASMDGGLPLLFPESVAPRLDLKLKRRMQRWGKVLIIFSTAVLLLFAGVMGLLSYMLSYPPVAPLASNPKEAIGLDYIDVEFPSASGRTIVNGWYIPAGGSPGPASSRVHTAALNNGNAAANGSAAAGLSKTIVFSHGYGTNREESWVPMYKLASIVHDMDYNVLLFDYGYASKTHKAPATGGAEESEELLAAVQYAKSQGADEVVVWGFSMGAGTALQTALKTDEIDALILDSLFLTSAETLYHNITNFINLPRYPAIPLLETMMPIWSGTSLSSLPAPEVLQQAYDIPIYIIHGTDDEKASYQTAERIAGEQKNALSRSWIVPGGKHELVFQVHPDEYIARAAAFLDAVGQQHGLQQNQDAPAPAQAVQAAADAGSRDGDAA, from the coding sequence ATGAGCACTCATTCTACCATGATTACTCCTGCTTCAATGGATGGCGGACTTCCGCTGTTATTTCCGGAATCTGTTGCGCCCCGCCTTGATCTGAAATTAAAACGGCGAATGCAGCGATGGGGCAAGGTGCTGATTATTTTCTCAACAGCGGTGTTGCTGTTATTTGCAGGCGTCATGGGGCTGCTTTCCTATATGCTTTCCTATCCGCCGGTTGCTCCGCTTGCTTCCAATCCGAAAGAAGCGATTGGTCTCGATTATATCGACGTTGAATTTCCAAGCGCAAGCGGGCGGACCATCGTTAACGGCTGGTATATTCCGGCAGGAGGCAGCCCGGGCCCGGCTTCGAGCCGCGTCCACACGGCCGCTTTGAACAACGGGAATGCCGCTGCAAACGGCAGCGCGGCAGCAGGCTTATCCAAAACGATCGTGTTCAGCCACGGCTACGGTACGAACCGCGAAGAATCTTGGGTTCCGATGTATAAGCTCGCAAGCATTGTGCACGACATGGATTACAATGTGCTTTTATTCGATTACGGTTACGCGTCCAAAACCCATAAAGCGCCCGCGACCGGCGGGGCGGAAGAATCCGAAGAGCTGCTTGCGGCTGTCCAATACGCCAAATCGCAAGGCGCCGACGAGGTTGTGGTTTGGGGATTTTCGATGGGAGCGGGCACCGCTCTGCAAACGGCGTTAAAAACCGATGAGATTGATGCGCTTATCCTGGACAGCTTGTTCCTGACAAGCGCAGAAACGCTGTATCATAATATAACCAATTTTATTAACCTGCCGCGTTATCCGGCGATCCCGCTTCTCGAGACGATGATGCCGATCTGGTCGGGAACATCGCTGAGCAGCCTCCCGGCGCCGGAAGTGCTGCAGCAGGCTTACGATATCCCGATTTATATCATTCATGGAACCGATGATGAAAAAGCAAGCTACCAAACCGCGGAACGGATTGCCGGGGAGCAAAAAAACGCGCTTTCCCGTTCATGGATTGTGCCCGGCGGCAAACATGAGCTTGTTTTCCAGGTGCATCCTGACGAATACATTGCCCGTGCAGCCGCTTTTCTGGATGCTGTAGGCCAGCAGCATGGTTTGCAGCAAAACCAAGACGCTCCCGCGCCTGCACAAGCGGTGCAAGCTGCCGCTGACGCAGGCAGCCGCGACGGAGATGCAGCTTAA
- a CDS encoding SRPBCC family protein, with amino-acid sequence MAKPLVVQVEIGIDAPASKVWSVLVKPEYIKQWDEVPDDFTEASLQLGTEMVWHLEHDEYTKLTVTAFDPEKMLRTSLYVSAWEEAGELNEDDIGYTYTLTELDGGTLLNISIGDFAKLASEGQPYYEATIGFAQEAAHTIKQLAEQ; translated from the coding sequence ATGGCAAAGCCATTGGTTGTTCAAGTAGAGATTGGAATTGATGCGCCGGCCTCCAAGGTGTGGAGTGTGCTGGTCAAGCCGGAATATATCAAGCAATGGGATGAGGTTCCGGATGATTTTACAGAAGCAAGCTTGCAGCTGGGCACGGAGATGGTATGGCATTTGGAGCACGATGAATATACCAAGCTGACCGTAACGGCATTTGATCCGGAAAAAATGCTGCGCACCTCGCTTTATGTATCCGCATGGGAGGAAGCGGGCGAACTGAACGAAGACGATATCGGCTATACGTATACGCTGACCGAGCTGGACGGGGGTACGCTGCTGAACATATCCATCGGGGATTTTGCCAAGCTGGCGTCGGAAGGGCAGCCGTATTATGAGGCGACTATCGGATTCGCTCAGGAAGCGGCGCACACCATTAAGCAGCTCGCTGAGCAGTAA
- a CDS encoding HAD family hydrolase has product MTVKAYVTDLDGTLLHSDQTVSEYTQEVAAKLQEQGIIFTYATARSYTSSNKAAGVISWKEPFILYNGALIYDSIAGQVIDGYWLDSEMTNRIMGVGRKHGITPLLFTLDEDSGECVLHERLEREGDLKFRESRKGDPRFQEREQLVCPDGHRTLTVTYIGLREELEPILQEVTDVCGPLVHAHFMKDYYIEHHYFLEFSHAYANKKEGLKLWAKHMGISPGDITVFGDNLNDRGLFEAAGTKVAVRNAHDAIIAMADVITGSNNEDGVAKYLADKLLR; this is encoded by the coding sequence ATGACGGTAAAAGCTTATGTGACCGATTTGGACGGCACATTATTGCATTCGGATCAGACGGTATCCGAATATACGCAGGAAGTGGCGGCCAAGCTGCAGGAACAGGGAATTATTTTTACTTATGCAACGGCTAGAAGCTACACGAGCTCGAACAAAGCAGCCGGCGTCATTTCTTGGAAGGAGCCGTTTATTTTATACAACGGGGCGCTGATATACGACAGTATTGCAGGGCAAGTGATCGACGGCTACTGGCTGGACAGCGAGATGACGAACCGGATTATGGGTGTCGGCCGCAAGCATGGCATTACGCCGCTGTTATTTACACTGGATGAGGACAGCGGAGAATGTGTGCTTCATGAACGGCTGGAGCGGGAAGGCGATTTAAAATTCCGGGAGAGCCGGAAAGGAGACCCGCGTTTCCAGGAGAGGGAACAGCTTGTATGTCCTGACGGCCACCGTACGCTGACGGTGACGTACATTGGGCTTCGCGAAGAGCTGGAACCGATTTTGCAGGAAGTGACAGATGTTTGCGGACCGCTGGTGCATGCTCATTTTATGAAAGATTATTATATCGAACATCATTATTTCCTCGAATTCAGCCACGCGTATGCGAATAAAAAAGAAGGGCTGAAGCTGTGGGCCAAGCATATGGGCATCAGTCCCGGCGATATAACGGTATTTGGGGATAACCTCAATGACCGCGGATTGTTTGAAGCCGCCGGCACAAAAGTTGCTGTGCGCAATGCGCATGATGCGATAATTGCAATGGCGGATGTCATTACCGGCAGCAACAATGAAGACGGGGTCGCCAAATATTTAGCGGATAAGCTTTTGCGTTAA
- a CDS encoding S-layer homology domain-containing protein translates to MDTQAPQLNNVSVPADGYYQTGSTLIFQASFSEPVTVVTAGGTPRIGLTVGGQTRYAVYAGGTGTNLLLFSYAIQAGDEDKDGIAFLNPAAGLMDMNGAVVRDGANNNAVVTGFPVPDVSGIKIDTNPPAIVSAAVNPGTYLAGSKLSFALTFTEPVTVTGTPKLSFTIGTDPFQADYISGSGTNKLIWEFALPSGLLDENGIQLAGSLLSGGAITDEAGNAALYSLPEPLDLADVKVDTIIPRIVSVTADPAAGGYYRAGDSLSFSVTFDRNVTVSGGAGDEPKLPFQLGLNHQSAHYVSGSGSSVLTFAYTVAAGDGNGETADLSDSNALLPGGAAIQSASGNPASLSLAGTGLLSNVKVDSTAPSITGIQLPVKTYAAGDTLVITLQASENVQVTGQPSLPLFIGVNGEAGTERLAAYDTAASSANELVFRYAIAAGDLDTDGISYGALALNGAVITDEAGNPLAGPLPAADWSSIQVDTINPVVKQLDIQDSSGAPAAGPYKAGEQLQFTLPLSKTVNVDLAGGTPSLTLQFDGKTSSAAYAGGSGSLSQLVFAYTVAAGDNTDGLSVLAIELNGSSAKDAAGNPLILTVPGGGTTAVKLDTTPPAAPVFTLPDGAKLSYDAVILSGTAEAGATVEVINGTDTGTTTAASDGRWSVSFTGLAEGTAAFTATAVDEAGNRSGTSAITAVVSPKLAFGHTSYSLREGETGDLTVQALHADGTADDVTGAVTFSTGDSTIAAVESAKLKGVSPGTTLVTALWQGLSATADVTVTRSAGGSGGTTASYKLSVTVDGKPVQLTIAAQDIVSGLITLNLNGQSSASLTLSRQLLDEWLGINGGLVVDMKLAAGSVQLKLRDLLEQAAASAGSPQMVQGLSLSMAQADPSQISSAQQALIRSGAEAISAPVWYKAGYTDEAGSQYSLAGLTGYMKRTFAIGSAKPLYGSTVVRWDAAAGAFQFVPAVFKQVGGIWTAELKDLGTGLYIAVSHPVSFADTAQHWADSDISLLASMFVVNGDTQGKFNPNASITRAEFAALITRVLGLEGGSFGSSSSFTDVQDASWYANAIRAAAAAGIITGYEDGGFHPNAAVSRQEMAVMLLRAIHFAGADASSGTSAVTFHDGTHIAGWAAESVAQAAQLGLIKGDSSGAFRPSDHATRAESAAMLLRLMRYAGLSPW, encoded by the coding sequence ATGGATACACAAGCGCCGCAGCTGAACAACGTCAGCGTTCCGGCAGACGGTTACTACCAGACGGGGAGTACGCTGATTTTTCAAGCGTCGTTCAGTGAGCCGGTAACGGTTGTTACAGCAGGCGGAACACCACGCATTGGGCTGACGGTAGGCGGACAGACACGATATGCCGTTTATGCCGGCGGCACCGGAACAAATTTGCTGTTATTCAGCTACGCCATTCAAGCAGGGGATGAAGATAAGGACGGCATTGCATTCCTGAATCCGGCAGCCGGGCTTATGGATATGAACGGGGCAGTTGTTCGGGACGGGGCAAACAACAATGCTGTCGTGACGGGATTCCCGGTTCCGGATGTCTCCGGGATTAAGATTGATACGAATCCCCCTGCAATTGTATCGGCAGCGGTTAACCCGGGAACGTATCTGGCAGGAAGCAAGCTTTCGTTTGCATTAACGTTCACCGAGCCGGTTACGGTAACCGGTACGCCCAAGCTTAGTTTTACCATCGGCACAGATCCGTTCCAGGCCGATTATATAAGCGGCAGCGGCACAAATAAGCTTATATGGGAATTTGCGCTGCCTTCAGGACTGCTGGACGAAAACGGCATTCAGCTGGCTGGTTCGCTGCTGTCCGGCGGAGCCATTACGGATGAAGCGGGCAATGCGGCATTATATTCGCTGCCGGAGCCGCTGGATTTGGCCGATGTTAAGGTGGATACGATCATTCCGAGAATCGTTTCCGTTACGGCTGACCCGGCAGCAGGCGGCTACTACCGCGCCGGTGATTCATTATCGTTTAGCGTTACATTCGACCGGAATGTCACCGTCTCAGGCGGGGCAGGCGATGAACCAAAGCTGCCGTTCCAGCTGGGGCTTAACCATCAGAGCGCCCATTATGTATCGGGCAGCGGCAGCTCCGTGCTGACATTTGCTTATACAGTTGCGGCAGGCGACGGTAATGGAGAAACGGCGGATTTGTCGGATTCGAACGCCCTTCTGCCTGGCGGAGCGGCAATCCAAAGCGCCAGCGGCAATCCGGCATCGCTTTCGCTGGCGGGCACAGGGCTTTTATCCAATGTGAAAGTGGATTCAACAGCCCCTTCCATAACCGGGATTCAACTTCCGGTTAAAACGTATGCCGCGGGCGACACGCTTGTTATAACGCTTCAGGCGAGCGAAAATGTTCAAGTGACCGGCCAGCCGTCCCTTCCGCTCTTTATCGGAGTGAACGGGGAAGCGGGCACGGAGCGGCTGGCCGCCTATGACACTGCTGCTTCCAGCGCTAACGAGCTGGTATTCCGTTATGCCATTGCAGCAGGCGACTTGGACACGGATGGCATCAGCTACGGGGCGCTGGCCTTGAACGGCGCTGTCATTACGGATGAGGCAGGCAATCCGCTGGCCGGTCCGCTGCCGGCGGCCGATTGGTCGTCTATTCAAGTCGATACCATTAATCCGGTTGTGAAACAATTGGATATCCAAGATTCGTCGGGTGCTCCGGCCGCTGGCCCTTATAAAGCAGGGGAGCAGCTTCAGTTTACGCTGCCGCTCAGCAAAACGGTCAATGTGGACCTTGCCGGCGGCACACCAAGCTTAACGTTGCAGTTTGACGGCAAAACGTCCAGCGCAGCATATGCCGGAGGTTCCGGCTCATTGTCTCAGCTTGTGTTCGCTTATACAGTAGCGGCAGGCGACAATACAGACGGGTTGTCCGTCCTGGCGATAGAGCTGAACGGAAGCTCGGCAAAAGATGCCGCAGGCAATCCGCTGATCTTGACGGTTCCAGGGGGCGGTACAACGGCTGTGAAGCTGGATACGACGCCGCCGGCAGCGCCGGTCTTTACCCTTCCGGATGGCGCCAAGCTCAGCTACGATGCCGTTATTTTGAGCGGCACGGCTGAAGCGGGAGCAACCGTCGAAGTGATCAACGGCACGGATACGGGCACAACAACAGCGGCGTCTGACGGCAGATGGTCCGTTTCGTTTACTGGCTTGGCCGAAGGGACGGCTGCATTCACAGCAACGGCAGTGGATGAAGCGGGCAACAGGAGCGGTACATCTGCCATTACAGCGGTTGTTTCTCCAAAATTGGCGTTTGGCCATACGTCATACAGTCTCCGTGAAGGAGAAACCGGAGATTTGACCGTCCAGGCGCTTCATGCTGATGGTACAGCTGACGATGTAACCGGAGCTGTAACGTTCAGCACAGGAGATTCAACGATAGCAGCGGTTGAATCGGCGAAGCTGAAAGGCGTCTCGCCAGGCACAACGCTTGTTACGGCATTGTGGCAAGGCTTATCGGCGACGGCAGATGTTACTGTTACACGCAGCGCAGGAGGCAGCGGCGGCACCACGGCATCTTATAAGCTGTCGGTAACGGTTGACGGCAAGCCTGTACAGCTGACAATAGCTGCACAGGACATCGTATCGGGCCTGATTACGCTTAATCTCAACGGGCAATCTTCCGCTTCGCTCACATTAAGCAGACAACTGCTTGACGAGTGGCTGGGCATCAATGGCGGGCTGGTTGTGGACATGAAACTTGCCGCAGGATCGGTGCAGCTGAAGCTTCGCGATTTGCTGGAACAAGCGGCAGCTTCAGCAGGCTCCCCGCAAATGGTGCAGGGGTTATCGTTGTCCATGGCGCAGGCCGATCCAAGCCAGATCAGTTCGGCTCAGCAGGCATTAATCCGCAGCGGTGCTGAAGCGATATCGGCTCCGGTATGGTACAAAGCCGGTTATACCGATGAAGCCGGCAGCCAGTATTCGCTTGCCGGCCTGACCGGGTATATGAAACGCACCTTTGCGATTGGCAGCGCCAAACCGCTTTATGGTTCAACGGTTGTAAGATGGGATGCAGCTGCAGGGGCGTTCCAATTTGTTCCGGCTGTCTTTAAACAAGTCGGCGGCATATGGACGGCCGAGCTTAAAGACCTTGGAACGGGCTTATATATAGCTGTATCTCACCCGGTTTCGTTTGCCGATACGGCGCAGCACTGGGCGGACAGCGATATTTCGCTGCTTGCATCCATGTTTGTAGTTAACGGAGACACGCAAGGGAAATTTAATCCGAATGCTTCGATTACACGCGCTGAATTTGCCGCGCTTATAACCAGAGTGCTTGGACTGGAGGGAGGCTCCTTCGGCAGCTCGTCTTCCTTTACAGATGTCCAGGACGCAAGCTGGTATGCGAATGCTATTCGTGCAGCGGCAGCTGCTGGCATTATAACCGGGTATGAGGATGGTGGCTTTCATCCCAACGCTGCGGTTTCCCGTCAAGAAATGGCGGTGATGCTGCTGCGGGCCATCCATTTTGCAGGGGCTGACGCTTCATCCGGAACTTCAGCCGTTACGTTCCACGACGGCACCCACATTGCCGGCTGGGCCGCGGAGTCCGTTGCGCAAGCTGCGCAGCTTGGTTTAATCAAAGGCGATTCCAGCGGCGCTTTTCGTCCGTCGGATCATGCGACACGCGCCGAATCGGCAGCGATGCTGCTCCGGCTGATGCGTTACGCAGGTTTATCGCCTTGGTAA
- a CDS encoding choice-of-anchor Q domain-containing protein — translation MKRFENRHHKRFWTVMTAVVVLLAAAGLGTARYISADPETVTVSDTAGLRNALASGSAAVIKLDEGVYSLGGTPLVINRGVTVIGAGGNREGDAAKTKIVQNGTDRAVIINDALNDTFADVSLEALTVTGGKAAAADESFGGAGILADTGTSALSLYNVTVSDNNGGANGDGGGLFVSGLEGGKLKLDRVTVANNVTQAGGGGLYVEGDMDVSITRSAFDHNTAGSRPGGGVDIVPASAAGAGPVTITDSAFIGNAATGNNGGGLNVNVAAITVQNTTFSGNSAQYGGGIVSSAGNGGSAVPVFDHITVAENSSFQEGGGLYIAGGSVQLTGSIVSGNTTANPAYAANADIAKDQTAPLLDPARNGYNVVYHAQNMFAPGASSSKLGADAGLGAIGDHGGFTPTYALQPDSPAIGIGGTASLVYDQRGFPRMTGEPSAGAYEMLQAAARYGSSYSTAWNVQDGAAAVTVQLASESVPGLITSSSITSGGTARTFNAVSSPDKAGRAIFTVQATRQVGGTTMTIPGTFVLDLVPLPDVAAAISMPADVYQGQADVPITVTVRNAGTKDTSGEVKAVVTIPAGLMITSADVPSNWTKSSAGGTYTFSTTASLPAGSSAVFTLHGSVSETAAGAGQASVTANGGGEAAEDGGNNNASSSYAVHEIPQVISVAAPDPGYYKKGDELLFNVQYDRAVQVTGHPSLLLYIGSSTVEAAYKAGSGTSQLQFAYSITDGLADYDGISLGTAIQLNGAILESLEHAPASLTLNSVSNTSGVVIDAQAPSSTAVALPVNGYYKSGDTLNFVLHWNEKIKVSGQPSIPVQIGGTTVQAVFTALSPAQDEAAFTYTVQAADDDPDGITLDGSIMLNGGSITDLAGIQRTWPYRQQMRQASKWIHKRRS, via the coding sequence ATGAAGCGGTTTGAAAACAGGCATCACAAACGGTTTTGGACGGTGATGACTGCGGTTGTCGTGCTTCTTGCAGCAGCTGGTTTAGGAACGGCCCGGTACATTTCGGCTGATCCCGAAACGGTTACCGTCTCGGATACAGCCGGGTTAAGAAACGCGCTCGCCAGCGGCAGCGCGGCGGTCATCAAGCTGGATGAAGGCGTCTATTCCTTAGGCGGAACCCCGCTTGTTATTAACCGCGGCGTTACGGTTATCGGCGCAGGAGGCAACCGTGAAGGCGACGCCGCCAAAACGAAAATCGTACAGAACGGGACGGACAGAGCCGTCATTATTAATGATGCGCTGAATGATACGTTTGCCGATGTTTCGCTAGAGGCGCTGACCGTAACGGGCGGGAAGGCTGCAGCTGCGGATGAGTCTTTTGGCGGCGCTGGCATTTTGGCGGATACAGGCACTTCTGCTTTATCGCTTTACAATGTTACCGTATCGGATAATAATGGCGGGGCTAACGGCGACGGAGGCGGCTTGTTTGTATCCGGTCTGGAAGGCGGCAAGCTGAAGCTGGACAGAGTAACGGTTGCGAATAATGTGACACAGGCCGGAGGCGGCGGTTTATATGTAGAAGGCGACATGGACGTCTCCATCACCCGTTCGGCGTTTGACCATAATACAGCCGGCAGCCGTCCGGGCGGCGGCGTGGACATTGTACCGGCTTCTGCAGCCGGTGCGGGTCCGGTGACCATTACCGACAGCGCGTTTATCGGCAATGCAGCCACGGGCAACAACGGCGGCGGATTAAATGTGAACGTGGCGGCCATCACCGTTCAAAATACGACGTTTAGCGGCAACAGCGCCCAATATGGCGGCGGCATTGTATCTTCCGCCGGCAATGGCGGTTCGGCCGTGCCGGTATTCGACCATATAACAGTTGCCGAAAACAGCAGCTTCCAGGAGGGCGGCGGTCTTTATATTGCTGGCGGCAGCGTACAGCTGACCGGGTCCATTGTTTCAGGCAATACGACGGCAAACCCGGCTTATGCCGCCAATGCCGACATCGCCAAAGACCAGACTGCGCCGCTGCTTGATCCTGCCCGCAACGGCTACAACGTCGTGTACCATGCCCAAAATATGTTTGCACCCGGTGCAAGCAGCAGCAAGCTTGGCGCAGATGCGGGATTAGGGGCGATTGGCGATCATGGCGGCTTTACGCCAACGTACGCTTTGCAGCCGGACAGCCCGGCAATCGGCATCGGCGGAACCGCTTCGCTGGTATATGATCAGCGCGGGTTCCCAAGGATGACCGGGGAACCGTCCGCCGGCGCTTATGAAATGCTGCAGGCGGCCGCACGGTACGGCAGCAGCTACTCCACCGCATGGAATGTACAGGATGGTGCAGCTGCTGTCACGGTACAGCTGGCCAGCGAATCCGTGCCGGGGCTGATTACGTCCTCTTCGATCACTTCCGGAGGCACGGCAAGAACATTTAACGCCGTTTCGAGCCCGGATAAAGCGGGACGCGCGATATTTACCGTTCAGGCCACGAGACAGGTCGGCGGCACAACGATGACGATTCCGGGAACCTTCGTGCTGGATCTGGTTCCGCTTCCGGATGTGGCTGCGGCGATCAGCATGCCGGCGGACGTCTACCAGGGACAAGCCGATGTACCGATTACGGTAACGGTCCGGAACGCGGGCACCAAAGATACGTCAGGTGAAGTGAAAGCAGTTGTGACGATTCCGGCAGGCCTAATGATTACGAGCGCGGATGTGCCGTCCAATTGGACGAAATCCTCGGCAGGCGGGACTTATACATTCTCCACGACAGCATCGCTTCCAGCCGGTTCCAGCGCAGTCTTTACGCTTCACGGTTCGGTTAGCGAGACCGCGGCCGGTGCCGGACAAGCCTCGGTAACGGCAAACGGCGGCGGAGAAGCGGCGGAAGATGGAGGCAACAATAACGCTTCGTCTTCATATGCTGTCCATGAAATTCCGCAGGTCATTTCGGTTGCTGCACCAGATCCGGGTTATTACAAAAAAGGCGATGAACTGCTGTTTAACGTTCAATATGACCGGGCTGTGCAAGTAACGGGCCATCCATCTCTGCTGCTGTATATCGGCAGTTCAACCGTAGAAGCGGCTTATAAGGCAGGCAGCGGGACAAGCCAGCTGCAGTTCGCCTATTCGATCACGGACGGTTTGGCGGATTATGACGGAATTAGCCTAGGCACTGCGATTCAGCTGAACGGAGCAATTTTGGAAAGTTTGGAGCATGCGCCGGCAAGCTTGACGTTAAATAGCGTGTCCAACACGAGCGGTGTTGTAATTGACGCGCAGGCGCCTTCGTCAACCGCTGTTGCGCTTCCCGTTAACGGTTACTACAAATCGGGAGACACGCTGAATTTTGTTCTTCATTGGAACGAGAAGATTAAGGTAAGCGGACAGCCGTCCATTCCTGTTCAAATTGGCGGGACAACGGTGCAGGCGGTGTTTACGGCTTTGTCGCCCGCACAGGACGAGGCTGCCTTCACTTATACGGTACAAGCCGCTGATGATGACCCGGATGGCATTACATTAGACGGCAGCATTATGCTGAACGGAGGGTCTATAACGGACCTGGCGGGAATACAGCGAACCTGGCCGTACCGTCAGCAGATGCGTCAGGCATCAAAATGGATACACAAGCGCCGCAGCTGA
- a CDS encoding phage tail protein → MEPFLGEIRMFAGNYPPRGWALCNGQLLAISQNTALFSILGTTYGGDGRSNFALPNLQGSIPVHPGQGPGLSTRWLGETGGSPSESLLNSEIPQHAHTLNYGDSAVPQSAPNGALPSATRGRRAPLAYVAGQAGQAVTLHPQTIALAGGSLPHNNMQPYLTVNFIIALSGIFPPRS, encoded by the coding sequence ATGGAGCCGTTTCTTGGCGAGATTCGTATGTTTGCCGGTAATTATCCTCCAAGAGGCTGGGCATTGTGCAACGGTCAATTGCTTGCGATTTCGCAAAATACAGCGTTATTTTCCATATTAGGAACGACATACGGCGGCGATGGCAGAAGCAACTTCGCATTGCCGAATTTGCAGGGAAGTATACCGGTCCATCCGGGCCAAGGCCCCGGACTGTCCACGCGATGGCTTGGCGAAACAGGAGGAAGCCCGTCGGAGAGCCTGCTCAATTCGGAAATCCCGCAACATGCCCATACCTTAAATTACGGCGATTCGGCTGTGCCGCAAAGCGCTCCGAACGGAGCTTTGCCTTCGGCTACGCGGGGAAGAAGAGCGCCGCTTGCCTATGTCGCCGGCCAGGCGGGCCAAGCTGTAACGTTGCATCCGCAAACGATCGCGCTTGCAGGCGGATCCCTGCCTCATAACAATATGCAGCCTTATTTGACAGTCAATTTTATTATTGCGCTAAGCGGGATATTCCCGCCCCGATCATAA